ACCTCGCCCAGCAGTACGCGCAGATCTTCGGTGCGCAGACCATCGCGGTCGACGTCACCGAGGACAAGCTGAGGCTGGCTCGGGAGCTGGGTGCCGCGCACACGGTCAACGCCGCCACCGGCGACCCGGTTGCGGAGATCAAGGCGCTGGGCGGGGTGGACGTGGCCGTCGTGTTGGCCGCCAACCCCCGCGTACTGGAGCAGGCCCACGCCTGTCTGCGGCGCGGCGGCCGCCTGGTGCTGGTCTCACTGCCCAAGGACAACGCGATGAGCGCCTTCGGAAGGACCACACCATGTGCAACTACTGCGGGTGCAGGGAGTTCCCGCTGATCGGCCGCCTGTCCCAGGAGCACTGGGACATCGCCGAGTGCGCGGGAGCCCTGCGCCGAGCCATCCACGAGGACCGGCATGGCGACGCAGCAGCCCTCCTGGATGAGCTACTCAACCGTCTGCTCCCGCACACCGCCACCGAGGAGAGCGGGCTGTTCGCCGAGCTACGCGCGGAAGGATCCCTGGCTGACGAGGTGGAGCGGCTCTGCGCCGAGCACGCCGACATCCATGGGGTACTGGGGGCGATCGACCGAGCTGCGCCCGACTGGCACGCCGTGCTCAAGGCCTTGGACAGGCTGCACCAGCACATCGATCACGAGGAACACGGCCTGTTCCCCGCGGCCGTCATCATGCTGCCGCTCCCCGCCTGGGACCGCATCACCCCTGCCGGGCTTCCTTGAGG
This genomic interval from Nonomuraea helvata contains the following:
- a CDS encoding hemerythrin domain-containing protein, with the protein product MCNYCGCREFPLIGRLSQEHWDIAECAGALRRAIHEDRHGDAAALLDELLNRLLPHTATEESGLFAELRAEGSLADEVERLCAEHADIHGVLGAIDRAAPDWHAVLKALDRLHQHIDHEEHGLFPAAVIMLPLPAWDRITPAGLP